One Myxococcus stipitatus DNA segment encodes these proteins:
- a CDS encoding sensor histidine kinase, whose protein sequence is MIRSWRVWLLVSVCLLLALSGVVWLSVVALRLDRADRSSRESATREENVRLALWRLDSDLMPLVARESAVVAEAYLPLFPARGVVDPNRGAIRDGTYWLASPLRSGPPDHVLLHFQMDSAGVVSSPQVPSGASAAPERRAPDSEVPPEELRRRLDVVTALLQASDLRRTLSGAPQALAQQVQEARRMPLGTTTTDRAQASKNVSEFFARSRSARQAARQSVVPNTALQAPEPPPPGEAPGEMRALWLGESLVLVRRARIHGEEYVQGCWLDWGTLRPWLLERVRDLLPGAVLEPAKGGVEEPGEGRLLAALPLRLVPGAVAQDAGSSGALSSLPLVLTVAWSGVALAGIAVVALLVGVVALSERRGAFVSAVTHELRTPLTTFRMYTEMLAAGMVPDERRRREYFDILHREAERLSHLVENVLAYARIERGRSPAKLERVDVRAVVQRMEERLRERAAQAGLTLCVELPSGVMVMTDPAAVEQVLFNLVDNAAKYAANTEDPRVHLELERRGRAVGLAVRDHGPGIARAEVRRLFEPFSKSVQAAARSAPGVGLGLALCRRLARSMRGDLRHERVAGRGARFVLWLPVA, encoded by the coding sequence ATGATTCGCTCCTGGCGCGTGTGGCTGTTGGTGAGCGTGTGTCTGCTGCTCGCGCTGTCGGGCGTGGTGTGGCTGTCGGTGGTCGCGCTGAGGTTGGACCGCGCCGACCGGAGCAGCCGGGAGAGCGCGACGCGCGAGGAGAACGTGCGCCTGGCGCTGTGGCGGCTCGACTCCGACCTGATGCCGCTGGTGGCCCGGGAGAGCGCCGTGGTGGCGGAGGCCTATCTGCCCCTCTTCCCCGCGCGGGGCGTCGTGGATCCGAACCGCGGCGCCATCCGGGACGGGACGTACTGGCTGGCGTCTCCCCTGCGCTCCGGCCCACCGGACCATGTCCTGCTCCACTTCCAGATGGACTCGGCGGGAGTGGTGTCCTCGCCCCAGGTCCCGAGCGGGGCCTCCGCGGCTCCGGAACGTCGCGCGCCGGACTCCGAGGTCCCCCCTGAAGAGCTGCGGCGGCGGTTGGACGTGGTGACGGCGCTGCTCCAGGCCTCCGACCTGAGGAGGACGCTGTCCGGTGCGCCCCAGGCCCTGGCGCAGCAGGTCCAGGAGGCGCGGCGCATGCCGCTCGGCACCACGACCACGGACCGCGCCCAGGCGTCCAAGAACGTGAGCGAGTTCTTCGCGCGCTCCCGCAGCGCGCGGCAGGCCGCGAGGCAGAGCGTGGTGCCCAACACCGCGTTGCAGGCCCCGGAGCCGCCGCCACCCGGCGAAGCGCCGGGCGAGATGCGCGCGCTCTGGTTGGGAGAGTCGCTGGTGCTGGTGCGACGCGCCCGAATCCACGGTGAGGAGTACGTCCAGGGCTGCTGGCTGGACTGGGGCACGCTGCGGCCCTGGCTGTTGGAGCGTGTGCGGGACCTGTTGCCCGGGGCGGTGTTGGAGCCGGCGAAGGGCGGTGTCGAGGAGCCAGGGGAGGGGCGACTGCTCGCGGCGCTCCCGCTGCGGCTCGTGCCCGGCGCCGTCGCCCAGGACGCGGGCTCGTCCGGCGCGCTGTCCTCGCTGCCCCTGGTGTTGACGGTGGCGTGGAGCGGCGTGGCGCTGGCGGGCATCGCCGTGGTGGCGTTGCTCGTGGGCGTGGTGGCCCTGAGCGAACGCCGGGGCGCGTTCGTCTCCGCCGTCACGCACGAGCTGCGCACGCCCCTGACGACGTTCCGAATGTACACGGAGATGCTCGCCGCGGGCATGGTGCCGGACGAGCGGCGCCGGCGGGAATACTTCGACATCCTCCACCGCGAGGCCGAGCGCCTCAGCCACCTCGTGGAGAACGTCCTCGCCTATGCCCGCATCGAGCGTGGCCGGTCCCCCGCGAAGCTGGAGCGGGTGGACGTGCGCGCCGTCGTCCAGCGCATGGAGGAGCGCCTGCGCGAGCGCGCCGCCCAGGCGGGCCTGACGTTGTGCGTGGAGCTGCCCTCCGGCGTCATGGTGATGACCGACCCGGCGGCGGTGGAGCAGGTCCTCTTCAACCTCGTGGACAACGCGGCGAAGTATGCCGCGAACACCGAGGACCCTCGCGTCCACCTGGAGCTGGAGCGGAGGGGCCGCGCCGTGGGGCTGGCGGTGCGGGACCACGGTCCGGGTATCGCCAGGGCGGAGGTCCGCAGGCTCTTCGAGCCCTTCTCCAAGTCCGTGCAGGCGGCGGCGCGCTCCGCCCCGGGCGTGGGGCTGGGGCTCGCGCTGTGCCGTCGCCTCGCGCGGAGCATGCGCGGAGACCTGCGCCATGAGCGTGTCGCCGGGCGCGGCGCGCGCTTCGTCCTCTGGCTTCCGGTCGCCTGA
- a CDS encoding vWA domain-containing protein, translated as MKAVLKLPVILGSATVLAVGALLLGARSEAVAPPVPVEAPPPIASTAPVAPEKPVVEGERPVIQIALLLDTSGSMGGLLNQARSQLWNIVNRFSKAKRDGVAPELQIALYVYGNTERGASPGEIRRVSSFTTDLDSLSERLFALQISGSSELAGQVIGEATRKLSWSKSPDAMRLVFIAGNETFDQGPVDFRKTVVAARNEGITVNTIHCGGYAEGVSLHWKLAADLADGSYLNIDHDAQVVEPPTPQDAEIARLGEALNKTYYAYGGAEGLAGQERQAAQDRQTKGLSMGALVTRSTAKASRNYSNANWDLVDAVAQNKVDLASMKAEALPEPLKGLDAAGRKAWIDARAAERGAIQRRIQELSAARAAYLARLRKEQKTAVSSTLDDAIGQVVAREAKRHGFTLE; from the coding sequence ATGAAGGCGGTCCTCAAGCTCCCTGTCATCCTGGGTTCAGCCACGGTGCTCGCGGTCGGCGCGCTGTTGTTGGGCGCGCGCTCGGAGGCGGTGGCCCCTCCGGTGCCCGTGGAGGCTCCGCCTCCCATCGCCTCCACCGCGCCTGTCGCGCCCGAGAAGCCCGTCGTCGAAGGCGAGCGCCCCGTCATCCAGATTGCCCTGTTGTTGGATACCAGCGGCAGCATGGGCGGGTTGCTGAACCAGGCGCGCTCGCAGCTGTGGAACATCGTGAACCGCTTCTCCAAGGCGAAGCGCGACGGCGTCGCGCCGGAGCTGCAGATCGCGCTGTATGTCTATGGGAACACCGAGCGAGGGGCGAGCCCCGGTGAGATCCGCCGCGTGTCCTCCTTCACCACGGACCTGGACTCGCTCTCCGAGCGTCTCTTCGCGTTGCAGATTTCGGGCAGTTCGGAGCTGGCGGGCCAGGTCATCGGGGAGGCGACGCGGAAGCTCTCCTGGAGCAAGTCACCGGACGCGATGCGGCTCGTCTTCATCGCGGGCAACGAGACGTTCGACCAGGGCCCGGTGGACTTCCGCAAGACGGTGGTCGCGGCCCGGAACGAGGGCATCACCGTGAACACCATCCACTGTGGAGGATACGCCGAGGGCGTCTCCCTGCATTGGAAGCTGGCGGCGGACCTCGCGGATGGCAGCTACCTGAACATCGACCACGACGCGCAGGTGGTGGAGCCGCCCACGCCCCAGGACGCGGAGATTGCCCGGTTGGGCGAGGCGCTCAACAAGACCTACTACGCCTACGGGGGCGCGGAGGGGCTGGCGGGACAGGAGCGGCAGGCCGCGCAGGACCGTCAGACGAAGGGGCTCTCCATGGGCGCGTTGGTGACGCGTTCGACGGCGAAGGCCTCTCGCAACTACTCGAACGCCAACTGGGACCTGGTGGACGCGGTCGCTCAGAACAAGGTCGACCTGGCTTCGATGAAGGCGGAGGCGTTGCCGGAGCCCCTCAAGGGGTTGGACGCCGCCGGGCGCAAGGCGTGGATCGACGCTCGCGCGGCGGAGCGCGGGGCCATCCAGCGCCGGATCCAGGAGCTGTCCGCCGCTCGGGCGGCGTATCTGGCGCGGCTGCGCAAGGAGCAGAAGACGGCCGTCTCCTCGACGCTGGACGACGCCATCGGGCAGGTGGTGGCGCGCGAGGCGAAGAGGCATGGCTTCACGCTGGAGTAG
- a CDS encoding response regulator transcription factor yields MAARRVLVVEDDPAIRRGIGDALRFEGYEVLEAGIREEGQRLAERTPVDLVLLDLVLPDGDGLDLLRDVRKSRPTLPVIILTARGQEEDRIRGLKLGADDYVVKPFSVRELLARAGAVLRRSAERPLGASCVVFPGGYFVVERRELSFEDGSRVDLSEREADTLRYLGDNAGRAISREELLERVWHLPARAVQTRTVDMTMARLREKLRDDSSEPQVILTVRGKGYMFRAPGSTP; encoded by the coding sequence ATGGCCGCGCGCCGAGTGCTCGTCGTGGAGGATGACCCCGCCATCCGGAGGGGAATCGGGGATGCGTTGCGCTTCGAGGGCTACGAGGTCCTCGAGGCGGGCATCCGGGAGGAAGGGCAGCGGCTGGCGGAGCGCACGCCCGTGGACCTGGTGCTGCTCGACCTGGTCCTGCCGGATGGAGACGGGTTGGACCTGCTGCGCGACGTGCGCAAGAGCCGGCCCACGCTGCCGGTCATCATCCTCACCGCGCGTGGGCAGGAGGAGGACCGCATCCGCGGCCTGAAGCTCGGCGCCGACGACTACGTGGTGAAGCCGTTCTCCGTGCGCGAGCTGCTCGCCCGCGCGGGCGCCGTGTTGCGCCGCTCCGCCGAGCGGCCCCTGGGGGCCTCGTGCGTCGTCTTCCCGGGGGGCTACTTCGTGGTGGAGCGCCGCGAGCTCAGCTTCGAGGATGGTTCGCGCGTGGACCTGTCCGAGCGCGAGGCGGACACGCTGCGCTACCTGGGGGACAACGCGGGGCGAGCCATCTCCCGGGAGGAGTTGCTGGAGCGGGTCTGGCACCTGCCCGCGCGGGCCGTGCAGACGCGGACCGTGGACATGACGATGGCCCGCCTGCGCGAGAAGCTGCGCGACGACTCCTCCGAGCCCCAGGTCATCCTCACCGTGCGCGGCAAGGGCTACATGTTCCGCGCCCCAGGGAGCACGCCATGA
- a CDS encoding ECF-type sigma factor → MPEMAVLLECARNGDAAARDVLRSLAYQELLELTRVAMSEGYSRAPLSPRVLLREIWLRLVGDTADTGQRQHFFEAAAQAMRRVLVESMRVRIARRREASLEPLCLSDEGSEAPVGVAVDVRVLERTLESFESFKPRLARMLELRYFAGLDIRETAATLGVAPATVRRDWAYARGWLREHVAH, encoded by the coding sequence ATGCCGGAGATGGCCGTGCTGCTGGAGTGTGCGCGCAACGGGGATGCGGCGGCCCGGGACGTCCTCAGGTCCTTGGCGTATCAGGAACTCCTGGAGCTGACGCGCGTGGCCATGTCGGAAGGCTACTCCCGCGCGCCGCTGAGTCCCCGCGTGCTGCTGCGTGAAATCTGGCTCCGGCTGGTGGGCGACACGGCGGACACGGGGCAGCGCCAGCACTTCTTCGAGGCGGCGGCGCAGGCGATGCGACGCGTGCTGGTGGAGAGCATGCGCGTGAGGATTGCGCGCAGGCGGGAGGCGAGCCTGGAGCCGCTGTGCCTGAGCGACGAGGGCTCCGAGGCTCCGGTGGGTGTCGCCGTGGACGTGCGCGTGTTGGAGCGGACGCTGGAGTCGTTCGAGTCCTTCAAGCCGCGGCTGGCGCGGATGCTGGAGCTTCGCTACTTCGCGGGCCTGGACATCCGCGAGACGGCGGCGACGCTGGGCGTGGCGCCCGCCACCGTCCGTCGCGACTGGGCCTATGCGCGAGGCTGGCTGCGCGAGCACGTGGCCCACTGA
- a CDS encoding Uma2 family endonuclease: MDTKRATYAELEALPPTKVGELVDGVLYVSPRPAPRHALARSRLGVEVGGCFDRGRKGPGGWLILDEPELHVGDEDVLVPDLAGWRRERMPSLPHGAAFTLVPDWVCEVLSPSTTSLDRAVKLPVYAREGVKGVWFVDPLARTLEVYRLEGPHYVLVATHAALDRVRAEPFEALELELSFLWSEP, from the coding sequence ATGGACACGAAGCGCGCGACCTACGCGGAGCTGGAGGCGCTTCCGCCGACGAAGGTCGGAGAGCTGGTCGACGGGGTGTTGTACGTGAGCCCAAGGCCAGCGCCGCGGCACGCGCTGGCGAGGTCTCGCCTGGGCGTCGAGGTGGGTGGCTGCTTCGATCGGGGACGCAAGGGCCCCGGAGGATGGCTCATCCTGGATGAGCCCGAGCTGCATGTCGGTGACGAGGACGTCCTGGTGCCGGACCTCGCGGGCTGGCGGCGCGAGCGGATGCCGTCGCTCCCCCATGGCGCGGCCTTCACGCTGGTTCCCGACTGGGTCTGCGAGGTGCTGTCACCCTCGACGACGTCGCTCGACCGGGCCGTCAAGCTGCCCGTCTACGCGCGAGAGGGCGTGAAAGGGGTCTGGTTCGTCGACCCGCTGGCGCGGACGCTGGAGGTGTACCGGCTGGAGGGCCCGCACTACGTGCTCGTGGCGACGCACGCCGCGCTCGACCGGGTGCGCGCGGAGCCCTTCGAGGCCCTCGAACTGGAGCTGTCCTTCCTCTGGAGCGAACCCTAG